One window of Acropora palmata chromosome 1, jaAcrPala1.3, whole genome shotgun sequence genomic DNA carries:
- the LOC141891827 gene encoding uncharacterized protein LOC141891827, whose translation MQGRRKLDNRKELTSTLKRTGVLNYQESKKLGSSVDKFQKEFEMKLKDLSLQQSLLIASQRKRQSRRGSLPSGPTFELLCEEKTKKTNSRTLRNSFSDSAIYQCALKGDAGGKEKGIKLRAKTGASLSTGLKLPSLFGNNKERDAKLIEVEEIKPISLPDESIFDKIGRSSQAKPKLEALVTKSEVPRSCYSPTVTASPPTLRMTRRGSIQASTVTTEDFSPNRRRGIRRGSCPTLGSKWELAKKHFLGLAASKDGEDDKESLFARQAEEMKKCRYLRFPKSIVEDEEAEDSDELLTDK comes from the coding sequence ATGCAAGGAAGAAGGAAACTGGACAATAGGAAAGAGCTCACGAGCACTTTAAAACGTACGGGTGTTCTTAACTACCAAGAGTCCAAAAAGTTGGGCTCTTCAGTGgacaaatttcaaaaagaatttgaaatgaaactcAAGGATTTGTCTCTGCAGCAATCCCTGCTCATTGCCTCGCAGCGGAAACGACAATCTCGTCGAGGGTCACTGCCTTCAGGTCCAACATTTGAGCTATTGTGCGaggaaaaaacgaaaaaaaccaACTCACGAACTTTGAGGAATTCATTCTCCGACTCCGCTATTTATCAATGCGCACTAAAAGGAGATGCTGGTGGTAAAGAGAAGGGCATAAAGCTCAGAGCAAAAACCGGCGCATCATTGTCGACTGGTCTCAAACTTCCGAGcctatttggcaataataaagAGAGGGACGCGAAGTTGATTGAGGTAGAGGAAATTAAGCCTATAAGTTTGCCAGATGAGAGCATTTTTGACAAGATTGGACGTTCGAGCCAAGCAAAACCCAAGCTAGAGGCCCTTGTGACGAAGAGCGAAGTCCCGCGGAGTTGTTACTCACCGACGGTTACGGCGTCTCCTCCGACGCTGAGAATGACCCGAAGAGGAAGCATTCAGGCCTCCACAGTAACTACCGAAGACTTTTCCCCGAACAGACGAAGGGGAATTCGGCGGGGCAGCTGTCCTACTTTGGGATCAAAATGGGAACTAGCGAAGAAACACTTCCTTGGCTTAGCAGCAAGCAAAGATGGCGAAGACGATAAGGAATCGTTGTTTGCAAGACAAGCAGAAGAGATGAAGAAATGCCGGTATTTGAGATTTCCCAAATCGATTGTGGAAGACGAAGAAGCGGAAGATAGTGATGAGCTCTTGACCGACAAATaa
- the LOC141873806 gene encoding neuropeptide FF receptor 1-like → MNSNLNHEFTSRIFVINGTVLLLFAVLISVSNGLLLFALYKDPLKTFRNATAVLVAALGITDFLTGCVTAVDVGICHIIEATTNRKVMLQAKIISQVTVRASVFIMILFAVERFMAVAFPYVYRFSITIRKTLFGCVLCWVFAIVTSCLELTVDRDLYDMIFLYLTFVVPLLTLSFTYCASCWLMKQKAKRLKTHDARKEKSTKVQTQLTKTATLIILVFILSLLPFWSLTVVARYCKSCAKESWFIACYRFSIPILYSNSALNPVLYAWRMQSYRRSFVALFTGVRLRGPFGRHTQSCTEKPQRYDTLEKDTESKHEDETKL, encoded by the coding sequence ATGAATTCCAATCTGAATCATGAATTTACCTCGCGTATTTTCGTCATCAACGGAACGGTACTGCTTTTATTTGCAGTTCTGATATCAGTCTCCAATGGTTTGCTTCTTTTTGCGCTGTATAAAGACCCgttgaaaacgtttcgaaATGCTACAGCCGTTCTTGTCGCTGCTTTGGGCATTACGGACTTTCTCACTGGATGCGTCACCGCTGTCGATGTAGGGATTTGTCATATCATAGAAGCAACAACAAATCGCAAAGTCATGCTCCAGGCGAAGATCATATCGCAAGTTACCGTACGGGCCAGCGTTTTCATCATGATCTTGTTCGCCGTCGAACGCTTCATGGCTGTTGCCTTTCCGTACGTTTATCGTTTTTCGATAACAATTAGGAAGACGCTGTTTGGATGTGTTTTATGCTGGGTCTTTGCCATCGTCACGAGCTGTTTGGAGCTGACAGTCGATAGAGATCTGTATGACATGATATTTCTTTACCTAACCTTCGTTGTCCCTTTGCTGACCCTGAGCTTTACGTATTGTGCTTCGTGTTggctaatgaaacaaaaagcaaaacggTTAAAAACACACGATGCCCGAAAGGAGAAATCAACAAAAGTACAAACACAGCTCACGAAAACTGCCACACTCATCatccttgttttcattttatctctTCTACCTTTCTGGTCATTAACTGTAGTTGCAAGGTATTGCAAAAGTTGCGCTAAAGAAAGTTGGTTTATTGCTTGTTATCGGTTCTCCATTCCGATTCTTTACAGTAATTCTGCGTTAAATCCAGTGTTATACGCATGGAGGATGCAGTCATATCGTCGCAGTTTCGTTGCCTTGTTCACTGGAGTGAGACTGCGAGGACCTTTTGGGAGACACACCCAAAGCTGTACTGAAAAACCACAAAGGTATGACACTTTAGAGAAAGACACAGAATCCAAACATGAGGATGAGACAAAATTGTAA
- the LOC141886578 gene encoding transmembrane protein 115-like, producing the protein MATLDLNQLKAQVNKALGDASVVVKFSCATVCLLYLLTFADKSVYPSLAVTPGFIIPPHFRIWTLVTGCFTEYRIWNVVLDIGVFVLCGQLLEPLWGALEFLKFVFILDVGTSLLTSAVCVIAYVATFDTEMWFIQFGGMTGILAGMMVAFKQIKSEQELIGSLGLRIKHVPSIVVLVYCVLCIIGILPFILLVMANSGTLIGWVYLRFYQPRCKGVKGDLSDSFSYASFFPEAVQSPVNAVSTIVFNLLVRFNVCHKPVRTYDVGAPSAITISLPGMDPADAERRRQKALKALNDRLQKLEQNTSWPALDEPGKDNESSMASVEEIPDTVVDQGTNKRTEGLPTSSSVPT; encoded by the exons atggcgacTCTGGATTTGAATCAGCTGAAA GCACAAGTAAATAAAGCCCTTGGTGATGCATCGGTGGTGGTAAAATTCTCGTGTGCTACTGTCTGTCTCCTGTACTTATTGACTTTCGCTGACAAATCTGTATATCCTTCTTTAGCGGTTACACCAGGATT CATTATTCCACCACATTTTAGAATATGGACATTAGTCACTGGGTGTTTTACAGAATATAGAATATGGAAC gTTGTTCTAGATATTGGAGTGTTTGTCCTTTGCGGTCAGTTGCTGGAGCCACTGTGGGGAGCACTTGAATTTTTG AAATTTGTATTTATCTTGGATGTAGGAACTTCATTGCTCACCTCAGCTGTTTGTGTAATTGCATACGTTGCAACCTTTGACACagaaatgtg gtttatCCAGTTTGGTGGAATGACAGGAATTTTGGCTGGAATGATGGTCGCATTCAAGCAAATTAAATCAGAACAAGAGTTGATCGGATCTTTAGGTCTTCGCATCAAG CATGTTCCTTCAATAGTTGTCCTTGTTTACTGTGTTCTTTGCATCATTGGAATCCTTCCTTTCATTCTTCTGGTTATGGCTAATTCAGGAACTCTCATTGGCTGGGTTTACCTAAGATTTTACCAGCCACGATGCAAAGGCGTCAAGGGTGATTTGAGCGACAGCTTCTCCTATGCCAGCTTCTTTCCAGAGGCTGTCCA GTCTCCTGTTAACGCTGTCTCCACGATAGTGTTTAATCTCCTGGTGCGTTTCAATGTGTGTCACAAACCGGTGCGAACTTACGACGTGGGAGCACCTTCTGCTATTACAATCAGTTTACCAGGGATGGATCCCGCAGATGCAGAGAGAAGAAG GCAAAAAGCTCTGAAGGCTCTAAATGACAGACTTCAAAAACTCGAACAAAACACGAGCTGGCCAGCACTAGATGAACCGGGAAAGGACAACGAGAGTTCCATGGCTTCTGTTGAGGAGATTCCAGACACAGTGGTTGACCAGGGCACCAATAAGAGAACAGAGGGATTGCCAACTAGCTCCAGTGTGCCAACGTAA